CGGTGGACGACGGCATTGCCATGGGCCACAGCGGTATGCTCTACAGCCTGCCCAGCCGCGATTTGATTGCCGATTCGGTGGAATACATGGTGAACGCGCATTGCGCCGACGCGCTGGTGTGCATTTCCAACTGCGACAAAATCACCCCGGGCATGCTGATGGCCGCCATGCGCCTGAACATTCCCACCGTGTTCGTTTCAGGCGGCCCGATGGAAGCGGGCAAGGTCATCGGCGTGGCCAACATTACCGACACCCGCAAGCTCGATTTGGTCGATGCGATGGTGGATGCCGCCAACGATGAAGTGTCTGACGCAGAAGTGGCTGCTGTAGAACGCTCCGCCTGCCCGACCTGCGGTTCCTGCTCCGGCATGTTTACCGCCAACTCCATGAACTGCCTTACCGAAGCCTTAGGATTGTCGCTGCCGGGCAACGGCTCGCTGCTGGCCACCCACGCAGGCCGTAAAGAACTGTTTTTGGAAGCAGGCCGTCTGATTGTGGAAATTACCAAACGCTATTACGAGCAAGACGACGAGAGCGTATTGCCGCGCAGCATTGCCACCAAAGCCGCATTTGAAAACGCCATGAGTTTGGACGTGGCGATGGGCGGTTCCACCAACACCGTGCTGCATTTGTTGGCCGCCGCCAGCGAAGCGCAAGTGGATTTCAAAATGGCCGACATCGACCGCATCAGCCGCCAAGTGCCGTGTTTGTGTAAGGTTGCACCCGCCACGCAGAAATACCACATGGAAGACGTGCACCGCGCAGGCGGCGTGATGGGTATTCTGGCCGAACTCGACCGCGCCGGCTGCCTGAAAACCGATGTTTCCACCGTTCACGAAAAAACCTTGAAAGACGCGCTGGCGAAATGGGACATCACCAACCCCGCCAACGAAACCGCACATCAGCGCTACAAAGCCGCACCGGGCGGCGTGCGCACCACCGAAGCCTTTTCGCAAAACCGACAATGGCCTTCGCTCGACCTCGACCGCGAAAACGGCTGTATCCGCAGTAAAGCACACGCTTATTCGCAAGACGGCGGCTTGGCGGTGCTGTTCGGCAATATTGCCGAGCGCGGCTGCGTGGTGAAAACCGCCGGTGTGGACGACAGCATTCTCACATTCACCGGCCGCGCGCGCGTGTTTGAAAGCCAAGACTCTGCCGTGGCGGGCATTTTGGATAATCAAATCGTTGCGGGCGACATCGTGATCATCCGCTACGAAGGCCCGAAAGGCGGCCCGGGCATGCAGGAAATGCTCTATCCCACCAGCTACCTGAAATCCAAAGGCTTGGGCAAAGCCTGCGCCTTGCTCACCGACGGCCGTTTTTCAGGCGGCACTTCCGGCTTGAGCATCGGCCACGTTTCGCCCGAAGCGGCAGAAGGCGGTGCCATCGGTTTGGTAAAAGAGGGCGACACCATCGAAATCGACATCCCTAACCGCAGCATCCGTTTGGCCGTTTCCGATGAAGAGTTGACCGTGCGCCGCAGCGAAATGGAAGCGCGCGGAGCCAAAGCGTGGAAACCCGAAAACCGCGACCGCCACGTTTCCGCCGCCTTGCGTGCTTACGCGGCCATGACCACTTCCGCCGACACCGGCGCGGTGCGCGATGTGAGCCAAGTCGAGCGCAAATAAGCGTTGAATGATGAAGAGGCCGTCTGAATTTTCAGACGGCTTTTTTTTCAGACGGCCTGTTCAGGTAAACCAACTTCAGTCGAAAAGGATGTTGAGATTTGATTGGCGTAAACCGTTTGCTCTGAAAAACCGTTGATGTGTTGTGTATATTGGTTTTGGCAGAAACAAGAGGCCGTCTGAAATTTTCAGACGGCCTTATGTTTATCAATAATCCGGTTTATCCGTATCGAATTGCTGCAGACGGTTGATGTAGGCTCGACCGGCTTCGGTCAGTTGCAGGAAACGTGTTTCGTGTGAAGGTTGGTATACATAGCCTCTTGCAACAAAAGCGGCCAGCAGTTCGTGGCCGAGCCAGCCTGAGATGTGGGGGCGTTTTTCGGTCCAGTCGGTGCAGGCGGCGGTGTAGGGCGGATAGTCTTTGTCGTCGATATCCAAGCCGGTAAGCCAGTCGCGACCGCTATCGGTCAGGTCGAAGCGGTTGTCGACTTGGTTCCATACGATAAATCGGGCTTGGCAGAGTGCTTGGCTGATTTCTACGGCAATTTTGCCTGCCATGTGCCCGTAGCAAACGCGTAGGGTGTGGCTGCCGTGTTTGGGGGAAGGTACGGTGTGTTGCGGTGCGAGCATGGCCAATTGCTGTAAGGCGTTCATGATGTCGGGATGGCTGATGCGGTATAGGCGGCTTCTGCCTTGCTGTTTCATGCTGATGAGGCCGCCGTGAAGCAGTTTGCTGAGATGTACACTGGCGGTTTGGGCACTGATGCCTGCAGCTGCGGCCAATTCGGTTGCGTTGAGTTCTCCGCGTCCGATTAGGGCGTCCAGCATCATGGCGCGGCTGGGGTGACCGATAAGGTGGGCGGTGTGGGTGAAGTGGTGGGCAAGAGACATGGTTTTCCTTTTTCAGACGGCCTTTGAGTCGCGGCTTTGTCGGTATTTTAAAGGATGTTGCTGGTTTGTTATTTCGTTTTGCAACGAAATAAGTAAGGGGAGGTTTGTGCTAGCGTGTGGCTGTTGTTGCTTGATAGAGGGGATGTTATGCGTTGGCTGTTCGGTGTGGTGTTCAGTTTGTTGTGGTCGTCTGCGTTTATTGCGGGTAAATACAGTTTGGTCTATCTGCCGCC
Above is a genomic segment from Neisseria weaveri containing:
- a CDS encoding ArsR/SmtB family transcription factor, whose translation is MSLAHHFTHTAHLIGHPSRAMMLDALIGRGELNATELAAAAGISAQTASVHLSKLLHGGLISMKQQGRSRLYRISHPDIMNALQQLAMLAPQHTVPSPKHGSHTLRVCYGHMAGKIAVEISQALCQARFIVWNQVDNRFDLTDSGRDWLTGLDIDDKDYPPYTAACTDWTEKRPHISGWLGHELLAAFVARGYVYQPSHETRFLQLTEAGRAYINRLQQFDTDKPDY
- the ilvD gene encoding dihydroxy-acid dehydratase, with translation MPAYRSKTSTHGRNMAGARALWRATGVAEEDFGKPIIAIANSFTQFVPGHVHLHNMGQLVAREIEKAGGLAKEFNTIAVDDGIAMGHSGMLYSLPSRDLIADSVEYMVNAHCADALVCISNCDKITPGMLMAAMRLNIPTVFVSGGPMEAGKVIGVANITDTRKLDLVDAMVDAANDEVSDAEVAAVERSACPTCGSCSGMFTANSMNCLTEALGLSLPGNGSLLATHAGRKELFLEAGRLIVEITKRYYEQDDESVLPRSIATKAAFENAMSLDVAMGGSTNTVLHLLAAASEAQVDFKMADIDRISRQVPCLCKVAPATQKYHMEDVHRAGGVMGILAELDRAGCLKTDVSTVHEKTLKDALAKWDITNPANETAHQRYKAAPGGVRTTEAFSQNRQWPSLDLDRENGCIRSKAHAYSQDGGLAVLFGNIAERGCVVKTAGVDDSILTFTGRARVFESQDSAVAGILDNQIVAGDIVIIRYEGPKGGPGMQEMLYPTSYLKSKGLGKACALLTDGRFSGGTSGLSIGHVSPEAAEGGAIGLVKEGDTIEIDIPNRSIRLAVSDEELTVRRSEMEARGAKAWKPENRDRHVSAALRAYAAMTTSADTGAVRDVSQVERK